AGTGGGTGCCCAAGGGCAAGTCGCCCATCTGTGGCAACAGCATCTGCCAGGATCGCCGATTCCTTTATACCCACATGAAATCCCTGGAAAGCTATTTCCACTACCGCAACCTTGATGTCTCGACGCTCAAGGAGCTGGCGGCTCGCTGGGCGCCCGACGTTCGCGACAGTTTCAAGAAGGGCAGCACGCACCTGGCGCTGGACGACATCCGTGAGTCGATCGCCGAATTGCAGCACTACCGCAAGCATTTCATCAAGGCTTGATCCGCTTATATAAAGAAGGGCGGCTATTTCACGCGCCGCCCCCTTTTGGTGCTCGGGTGTTCTGAGTAGACTGCGCGCCTTCCTGCAAGGACCGCCGCCATGTTGTTGATGCTTTACCTGATTGCCATTACTGCTGAAGCCATGACCGGCGCGCTGTCTGCCGGGCGTCGCGGGATGGATTGGTTTGGTGTGGTGTTGATCGCCTGCATCACGGCGCTGGGCGGTGGTTCGGTGCGTGACGTGTTGTTGGGGCACTACCCGCTGACCTGGGTCAAGCACCCGGAGTACCTGGTGCTGACATCAGTGGCGGCGATGATCACGGTGTTCACCGCACGCTGGATGCGCCACCTGCGCTCATTGTTCCTGGTGCTGGATGCCGTGGGGCTGGTGGCGTTTACCCTGATCGGCTGCATGACGGCGCTGGAGATGGGCCATGGCATGCTGGTGGCCTCCGTCAGCGGGGTGATCACCGGGGTGTTCGGCGGGATCCTGCGCGACATCTTCTGCAACGACATTCCCTTGATCTTCCGGCGCGAGCTGTACGCCAGCGTCTCGTTTGCCGCTGCCTGGTGCTACATGTTCTGCATTTACCTGCAGTTGCCGGGCGAGCAAGCCATCCTGATCACCCTGTTTGGCGGTTTTCTGCTGCGCTTGCTGGCCATCCGCTTCCACTGGGAAATGCCCAAGTTCGTCTACAACGACCAGGCCTGACGGACGCTCGCGTTACTGGATGCCGTGCTGCTTGAGGGCCCAGGCTACATGCTCGCGGACCAGTTCGGACGGGTAGTCGGCGCGGGCTTTCAAGGCTTCCAGCACCGGAATGCTCGACGGCGCATTGCCCAGGCCCACCGCCAAATTGCGCAGCCAGTTCTCGTACCCTGTGCGGCGCAAGGGCGAGCCTTCGGTACTGCTGAGAAATTTGTCCTCATCCCACATGAACAGCACGGCCAGTTCCGCGTTATCCAGGTTGTGCCGTGGGGTGAAATCGCTTTCGCCCGACGGACGGGCGAAGCGATTCCAGGGGCAGACGATCTGGCAGTCATCGCAACCGAACACCCGGTTGCCGATCAGTGGCCGCAGTTCTTGCGGGATGGCGCCCTTGAGCTCAATGGTCAGGTAGGAAATGCAGCGTCGGGCGTCCAACACGTAGGGGCCGACAAAAGCATTGGTCGGGCAGATGTCGAGACAGGCGCTGCAGCGACCGCAATGTTCAGTGGCGTGGGGCGGGTCGACCGGCAGGGGCAGGTCGACGAACAGTTCGGCGAGGAAGAAGTAACTACCGGCCTTGCGATTCAGGACCAGGGTGTTTTTGCCGATCCAGCCCAGGCCAGCTTGCTCGGCGATGGCTTTTTCAAGGACCGGGGCGCTGTCGACAAAGGCACGGAAACCAAATGGCCCGATGTGCGCTTGAATCTTGTCCGCCAGCTGTTGCACGCGCTTGCGGATCAATTTGTGATAATCGCGGCCCAAGGCATAACGCGACACGTAGGCTTTTTCCGGCTGAGCCAGGACTTGCGCCATTTTGCTGTCGCCGGCCAAGTAGTCCATGCGTAGGGAAACCACGCGCAATGTGCCGGGTACCAGTTCCTCAGGGTGTGAGCGCTTGCTGCCGTGGGCGCCCATGTAGTCCATTTCACCGTGGTAGCCGGCTTCCAGCCAGCGCTCCAGGTGTTGTTCATGCTCGCCGAGGTCCAGGCCACTGATGCCGACTTGTTGAAAGCCCAGCTCGCGTCCCCACTCCTTGATCGATTGGGCGAGAGCGGGGAGGTCTGTAGTAATAGCAGGCATGAGACAAGAGAAACCGGAGCTGAGATGCGTATAATTCTGCCAGACATCGGAGCTCTAAGACGCATGCCGCAGACAAAACATGATTTACCCGACGTTCAGTTACTGGACGCTGCCCATTTGCCGACACTGGCCCCACGGTCTGCGGACGCCCACAAAGGCCAGTTCGGTCATGTCCTGTTGATCGGTGGCGATCGCGGTTTTGGCGGCGCCATCCTGCTCAGCGCGCAATGCGCCTTGCGCAGCGGTGCTGGCCTGGTGTCGTTGGCGACTCGCAGCGAGCATGTGCCAGCGGCCCTGGCGCGCTTGCCGGAAGTGATGGCGCTGGGCACTTCGTCTGCCAACCAATTGATGGGTTTGCTGGAGCAGGCGTCGGTGCTGGTGGTCGGCCCGGGGCTGGGGCAAGGCGCCTGGGGGCGCAGCCTGTTATCGGCAGCGGCGAATGCGCCGTTGCCGCAGGTCTGGGATGCCGATGCGCTGAATTTGCTGGCCAAAGGTGGCGTGAGTTTGCCCAAGGATTGCCTGATTACTCCGCATCCAGGGGAGGCGGCACGCTTATTGGGGATTTCGACAGCTGAGGTTCAGGAAGACCGCATTAGCGTGGCGCGCGCGTTGAGCGAGCGTTTCAGCGCCGTCACTGTTTTGAAAGGCGCCGGCAGTCTGATCGCCAGCCCGGATGGTCGTGTCTCTCGTTGTGATCTTGGGCATTCAGCAATGGCCAGTGCTGGTCTCGGCGATGTGCTCAGCGGTCTGCTGGGGGCCTTGCTGGCCCAGGGCATGGAAGCGTTTGAAGCCGCGACTCTGGCTGTTTGGCTGCACGCCGCTGCGGGCGAGCGAGAGGGCCGACTGGGCCGTGGGCTGGCAGCCAGTGATTTAATTCCCGTAATTCGTCAGTTGCTGGAGGAGCATGCACCGTGTCAGAAGTAACCCTGTACCTGGCTGATGAGCAAGCCATGACCGACTTTGGCGCACGCATTGCCCGTATCACTGCAGGGCATGGTCTGATTTTTCTTGAGGGCAATCTCGGGATGGGTAAGACCACGTTATCACGGGGCATCATCCGTGGTCTGGGCCATAACGGAGCGGTGAAAAGTCCGACCTTTACCTTGGTCGAGCCCTACGAAATTGGTGACGTTCGTGCCTTCCATTTCGACTTGTATCGATTGGTCGACCCGGAAGAGCTGGAGTTCCTCGGTATTCGTGACTACTTCGAAGATGATGCGCTGTGCCTCATCGAGTGGCCCGATAAAGGTGCAGGCTTTTTGCCAAAGCCCGACCTGACCATTACCATTAGCCCGCAAGACAGCGGGCGTTCGCTGACAATTTTATCCCAGGGCTCGCGTGGCGAGGCCTGGTGTGCCGCTTTGGCATCGGAAATCAAATAAATGATGGGGTTAGGTATGCGCTTTCGCGCGTTGGTTGCTGTCGTGGGAATGCTGCTTACGGCGGTGGCCGTTGATGCCATGGCCGCGACCAAGGTCAACAGTGTTCGCCTGTGGCGCGCGCCGGACAACACGCGACTGGTGTTCGACCTGTCAGGCACCGTCCAGCACAGCGTCTTTACCCTGACGGCTCCGGATCGCCTGGTGATCGACATCAACGGCGCCGTGCTGGGCGCGCCGCTGAACGTTGCCACCGCCAATACCCCGATTACCGCCATGCGCTCGGCGCAGCGTACACCGACCGACCTGCGGGTGGTCATCGACCTGAAAAAGGCCGTGACCCCGAAAAGCTTCGTGTTGCCACCCAATGCGCAATACGGCAACCGCCTGGTGGTCGATCTGTTCGACAACCCGGCCGACGCCGCGCCCGCACCCGCGCCGACGCCGAGCGTCGCGACTGTGCCGGCTGTGCCCGTGACCCCGACCGAGCCGGCAATCAAGTTGCCGCCAGCTCCGGCGGGCAAGCGTGACATCATCGTGGTCATCGACGCCGGTCATGGTGGCGAAGACCCGGGGGCTTCCGGCTCCCGCGGCCAGCGTGAGAAAGATGTGGTCCTGGCCATCGCCCGCGAGCTGCAGCGCCAGGTCAACGGCATGAAAGGTTTCCGCGCCGAATTGACCCGTACGGGCGACTATTTCATTCCGTTGCGCGGTCGCACCGAGATTGCCCGCAAGAAGGGCGCCGACCTGTTCGTCTCGATCCACGCCGACGCCGCACCGTCGAAGGCCGCTTTCGGGGCTTCGGTATTCGCCCTGTCCGACCGTGGCGCGACCTCTGAGACAGCGCGCTGGCTGGCCGACAGCGAAAACCGTTCCGACCTGATCGGCGGTGCGGGCAACGTCAGCCTCGACGACAAGGACCGCATGCTCGCCGGCGTTCTGCTTGACTTGTCGATGACCGCCTCGCTGACCTCCAGCTTGAACGTCGGGCAGAAAGTATTGAGCAACATTGGCCGGGTCACGCCGCTGCACAAACAGCGCGTGGAGCAAGCCGGCTTCATGGTGCTGAAGTCCCCGGATATCCCGTCGATCCTGGTGGAAACCGGGTTCATCTCCAACGCCAACGAAGCGTCGAAACTGGCGGCCGCCAGCCACCAGCAAGCGCTGGCGCGTTCGATCAGCAGTGGCGTACGGCAGTTCTTCCAGCAGAATCCGCCGCCAGGTACTTACATCGCCTGGCTGCGCGACTCTGGAAAAATAGCCCAGGGGCCGCGTGATCATACCGTGCGCCCTGGCGAAACCCTGGCGATGATCGCCGTACGCTATCAGGTGTCCGCAGCCACGCTGCGCAGCGCCAATAGCCTGCAAAGCGATGAGCTGAAAATCGGACAGCACCTGAATATTCCAGGCTCCGAGCTGGCGGCCAAGGAATGAACGAGCCCCTGAACAGCGGCGCGCGCATCGAACTGCTCAGCCCGCGCCTGGCGAACCAGATTGCCGCCGGCGAGGTGGTTGAACGTCCAGCCTCGGTGATCAAGGAGTTGCTGGAGAACAGCCTCGATTCCGGCGCCAAGCGCATCGATGTGGATGTTGAACAAGGCGGCGTGAAGTTGCTGCGGGTGCGTGACGATGGGCGTGGGATCCCTGCCGATGACTTGCCGCTGGCCCTGGCCCGGCATGCCACGAGCAAGATTCGCAACCTGGAGGACCTTGAGCAGGTGATGAGCCTGGGCTTTCGCGGTGAGGCGCTGGCATCCATCAGCTCCGTATCGCGCCTGACCCTGACTTCGCGCACCCGGGATGCCGATCAGGCCTGGCAAGTGGAAACCGAAGGGCGTGAAATGGCCAGCCGGGTCCAGCCTGCCGCCCATCCGGTGGGCACCTCGGTGGAGGTGCGCGATCTGTTCTTCAATACGCCAGCGCGGCGCAAGTTTCTCAAGACCGAAAAAACCGAATTCGATCACCTGCAAGAAGTGATCAAACGCCTGGCCCTGGCGCGTTTCGACGTGGCCTTCCACCTGCGCCACAACGGCAAGACTATTCTCAGCCTGCACGAAGCCCACGATGACGCGGCGCGTGCCCGGCGGGTGGCGGCGATTTGCGGTGCGGGCTTCCTCGAGCAGGCGCTGCCGATCGAAATCGAGCGCAATGGCCTGCATTTATGGGGGTGGGTCGGTCTGCCGACGTTCAACCGCAGTCAGGCCGACATGCAGTATTTCTTCGTCAACGGCCGTGCCGTGCGCGACAAGCTGGTGGCCCATGCGGTGCGCCAGGCGTATCGCGACGTGCTGTTCAACGGTCGGCATCCGACTTTTGCGCTGTTTTTCGAAGTGGACCCGTCGGCGGTCGACGTCAACGTGCACCCGACCAAGCACGAAGTGCGCTTCCGTGACGGGCGTATGGTTCACGATTTCCTTTATGGCACGCTGCATCGGGCCCTGGGTGATGTCCGTCCGGAAGATCAGTTGGCGGCGCCAGCGGCGGTCACCGGCATGGTGCGTCCG
This region of Pseudomonas fluorescens genomic DNA includes:
- the tsaE gene encoding tRNA (adenosine(37)-N6)-threonylcarbamoyltransferase complex ATPase subunit type 1 TsaE, translated to MSEVTLYLADEQAMTDFGARIARITAGHGLIFLEGNLGMGKTTLSRGIIRGLGHNGAVKSPTFTLVEPYEIGDVRAFHFDLYRLVDPEELEFLGIRDYFEDDALCLIEWPDKGAGFLPKPDLTITISPQDSGRSLTILSQGSRGEAWCAALASEIK
- the queG gene encoding tRNA epoxyqueuosine(34) reductase QueG — encoded protein: MPAITTDLPALAQSIKEWGRELGFQQVGISGLDLGEHEQHLERWLEAGYHGEMDYMGAHGSKRSHPEELVPGTLRVVSLRMDYLAGDSKMAQVLAQPEKAYVSRYALGRDYHKLIRKRVQQLADKIQAHIGPFGFRAFVDSAPVLEKAIAEQAGLGWIGKNTLVLNRKAGSYFFLAELFVDLPLPVDPPHATEHCGRCSACLDICPTNAFVGPYVLDARRCISYLTIELKGAIPQELRPLIGNRVFGCDDCQIVCPWNRFARPSGESDFTPRHNLDNAELAVLFMWDEDKFLSSTEGSPLRRTGYENWLRNLAVGLGNAPSSIPVLEALKARADYPSELVREHVAWALKQHGIQ
- a CDS encoding N-acetylmuramoyl-L-alanine amidase; translation: MGLGMRFRALVAVVGMLLTAVAVDAMAATKVNSVRLWRAPDNTRLVFDLSGTVQHSVFTLTAPDRLVIDINGAVLGAPLNVATANTPITAMRSAQRTPTDLRVVIDLKKAVTPKSFVLPPNAQYGNRLVVDLFDNPADAAPAPAPTPSVATVPAVPVTPTEPAIKLPPAPAGKRDIIVVIDAGHGGEDPGASGSRGQREKDVVLAIARELQRQVNGMKGFRAELTRTGDYFIPLRGRTEIARKKGADLFVSIHADAAPSKAAFGASVFALSDRGATSETARWLADSENRSDLIGGAGNVSLDDKDRMLAGVLLDLSMTASLTSSLNVGQKVLSNIGRVTPLHKQRVEQAGFMVLKSPDIPSILVETGFISNANEASKLAAASHQQALARSISSGVRQFFQQNPPPGTYIAWLRDSGKIAQGPRDHTVRPGETLAMIAVRYQVSAATLRSANSLQSDELKIGQHLNIPGSELAAKE
- a CDS encoding NAD(P)H-hydrate dehydratase, encoding MPQTKHDLPDVQLLDAAHLPTLAPRSADAHKGQFGHVLLIGGDRGFGGAILLSAQCALRSGAGLVSLATRSEHVPAALARLPEVMALGTSSANQLMGLLEQASVLVVGPGLGQGAWGRSLLSAAANAPLPQVWDADALNLLAKGGVSLPKDCLITPHPGEAARLLGISTAEVQEDRISVARALSERFSAVTVLKGAGSLIASPDGRVSRCDLGHSAMASAGLGDVLSGLLGALLAQGMEAFEAATLAVWLHAAAGEREGRLGRGLAASDLIPVIRQLLEEHAPCQK
- a CDS encoding trimeric intracellular cation channel family protein: MLLMLYLIAITAEAMTGALSAGRRGMDWFGVVLIACITALGGGSVRDVLLGHYPLTWVKHPEYLVLTSVAAMITVFTARWMRHLRSLFLVLDAVGLVAFTLIGCMTALEMGHGMLVASVSGVITGVFGGILRDIFCNDIPLIFRRELYASVSFAAAWCYMFCIYLQLPGEQAILITLFGGFLLRLLAIRFHWEMPKFVYNDQA
- the mutL gene encoding DNA mismatch repair endonuclease MutL — its product is MNEPLNSGARIELLSPRLANQIAAGEVVERPASVIKELLENSLDSGAKRIDVDVEQGGVKLLRVRDDGRGIPADDLPLALARHATSKIRNLEDLEQVMSLGFRGEALASISSVSRLTLTSRTRDADQAWQVETEGREMASRVQPAAHPVGTSVEVRDLFFNTPARRKFLKTEKTEFDHLQEVIKRLALARFDVAFHLRHNGKTILSLHEAHDDAARARRVAAICGAGFLEQALPIEIERNGLHLWGWVGLPTFNRSQADMQYFFVNGRAVRDKLVAHAVRQAYRDVLFNGRHPTFALFFEVDPSAVDVNVHPTKHEVRFRDGRMVHDFLYGTLHRALGDVRPEDQLAAPAAVTGMVRPTGLEAGEFGPQGEMRLAANALLEQPQAQPSFNTTQAAGSAAGAGFQYQYSPRPQSVGVPAAEAQAAYREFFAPLPEANATALPAGQDDIPPLGYALAQLKGIYILAENAQGLVLVDMHAAHERIMYERLKVAMASEGLSGQPLLVPESLAVSQREADCAEEHVSWFQRLGFELQRLGPETLAIRQIPALLKQAEANRLVQDVLADLMEYGTSDRIQAHLNELLGTMACHGAVRANRRLALPEMNGLLRDMESTERSGQCNHGRPTWTQLGLDDLDKLFLRGR